In Elephas maximus indicus isolate mEleMax1 chromosome 25, mEleMax1 primary haplotype, whole genome shotgun sequence, the genomic stretch CGAGACCAGGCTTCTGGTGGACCGCACCAGCCTTTCCCTGCTCCCAGCCTGCCCATCACTTCTCACTGGGGGTCCCTCCCACCTGCTACAGCCTTCCTTGGCGTCCCTCCCCACACCAGACCCATTCCCCCCTCAGTTACTGCGTCTCATATAACGTCCAAGCCTGAGCCAGATTCTGGGGCTactgagggaaggggaaagacGCTGGGTCCTCGAAAGACGCTGGGTCCTCAGAGCGCCTTGTGGTTAGGGAAGCGCAGGCCAAGTTGGCATCTCTGAGGAAGCAGGTGCATATTGAAGCGAGGCCCGGGGAGAGGTCCGTAGAACTGTGCTGAAGGGCTAAGCGAGTAAGCCtgtgagggaggaggggaggcgtGGCTGGGAGGGCTCCGTGGGGAGAAGCCCCCAGAGGGATGTACAaggccccccccacacacacagggGGACCGACATGTCTTCACGtaccccacccagaggcccctgcaGACGCCCGCCCCCAGCAGGTGCACAGGGACACGCGTCCCCGGAGCCGTGCCCAGGTGCGCACGGTTGCCCCTGGCCCCGGCTGACCACCTCTGCACATGTAGACCGGCGCGCGCGCCGCCACACCTCGGAGCTCCTGGAGCGCGCCCGGCGGAGAGGGCTTGGCGGGCAGGTGCCTCGCCGCGCAGACTCGCCGGACGCGGGGACCGGCTGGGCAGCGGGGACcggcgcggggcggggcggggcggtggCGCGCGATCCCCCGTGCCACACGGCCCCCCTGCGCTCGGCGAGGGGCGTGTGAATACGGCCCGGGACCGCGGGGACCCATGTTCACCGAGCTGAGGTCCAAGCTGAGCCCCCCGCGAGGCCGCGCCGGGGCCGTGCGCGCCGGCTTCGGGGAGCGCCGGGATGTGGACGGTGAGCAGGGCCGCTGCGGGCCAGGCGGGGACCAAAGGGGGGAAGGCGGTTCTGGCCGAACGGAGTCCCTGTGGCCTTTGTCCTGCGCGGGAGGGGAAGGGAACGGCCGGCCTCAGGCCTTGGGGGTCAGCGCGCCTTTGGCTTGGTGGTGGTCCAGCCGGCGCTCCTGTCCTCGGACTGGCACCGCACTGGGGTCACCTTTTTCTTCGCTCACAGAAAACTCTCCCGAGCCCAGGCAGCCGGGCCGAGAGCAGGATGAGGCCATGGCCTGGCTCGGTCCCCTCCCtcgccccctccccgccccattTCCTGCGGGAATTCTGACATTGGGCTAGGAGGGACAGACCAACGGACCGGCAGACGGATTGACTGACGGGAGCCCCCTCCAGGACGCGAGCAGGAAATGGGCGGGGCCGGCGGGCCGGGGCAGGTGCGCGCGGGCGGAGGCGGCCGACGGTCGTACTAGATCCTAGGGAGCGCCCCAGCGTGCCGCCCAGCAAGAGCCAGACCCCAGTGCCTCTCCTGGAGGGGCCGGGCGCAGAACACGTCCTTCCCACGTTACTAGAAGCCACTCTGGGGCTATGGTTACACTAGCCACACTCTGTGTCCACTCCTAGACCTCAACTTTAGTCACCTGGGCCCATCTGATCCCTGAAAGTTGCAGGAAGCCCCCTGTGTGGGGAAGGGGGAGCCAAGGATAGGATGTGAGTTTCCCGTATTCCTGAGACCTCCTGGTTAAGACCTGGGGGGCGGAGGCTGTGGGAGCGAGGGTCTCACATTCTACTGCTGGGGGGCTTCTCCGCAGAATCTACCTTGCTCTGCTGGGTCAGGACCAGCGCTGTAAAAGTGGGGCAAGTCTGTACCCCACCCTCCACATCTCTCCCAGACCCCACACAAAgcctccatccattcattcacttattcactcaCCCCCTGTGGGCCAGGCCGCCTGCTGGGAACAGAGATCCCCCTGAGTGGGAGGGGTACCATCCAGGTGTCTGACTTccctgagctctcctcttggcaATGATTCCAGAAATTATTGGGGAACTAAAACCTGGTGAGTGTAATCCAGTTGGTGTGGAAAGAGGGCTGATATGCATCCTACACACCTGTGCCAAGCAGCACATGCCCCTGGCACCCACCACAAACCGGTGCTGTGCGGTCCTAGGGGTCCATGGGAAGTGGGGAACAGCCCATGCAAAGATGGCCCAGCAAGAAAGCCCAGAATGTGTTTGGGGCCTGCCCAGGTTCAGGCTCCTTGTTAGTGAGTCACAGTTGGCCAACCAAAGCAGGGGCATTGCCTGGGGGAGGCTCCTGGATGCCTGGGGCCAGCCTCTCCTCAAAGGCTAGCCTGCGTGTACACCAGCATTGTGGGGCCTGTGTGTGGCAGGTGTGCCAGCCCAAGGTGGGAGGCAGGTGTGCCAGCCCAGGATGGACCCTCCCCTAGCAGGAAGCCTTGAGCTTCAGGGAGCACACTTGTGCTCTAGTCTGTCCTGCTCCCCCTGTGTGGGCCATGGGATTGGAAGGGGACTGTGTCTCTAGTTCCTCGTCTTTGACCTGCTCGGTTCCCCGGACAGCTCCAGTACCCTTCCTCCTGCCTTTGGGGTCTTGGGAACCCATTGATGAAGGAGTGGAGGTAGGGCTGGGCAGGGAACTGGCTCATGGCGAAGGGGCCTCCGGGCTTCTCCCTCACCGTTTGCTGACCACACCCGTGCACCCCAGCCACTGCCCACTTCAGCTTCTGCCGGACCCTCCTGGAGCACACGGTATCTGCTGAGAGCATCCCCTGCCACCTGCCCCGGACACCAGGCACCAGCCTCACATGGCATGATGCCCAAAGCCAGAGGGCAGCCAGCGGCAGGCCAGTCAAGCTCCTGCAGCAGCCGGGCTCCGAGCCCCCCCAGGTATGCCTGCCCACCCCTCCCTCAGCCCCACCCTCCCTGTCCCACCCCCTCAATGTTACCTGCCCCCCACCACAGGGCCGGCTGTACTCTGATCATTGTGGCCTGTACCACATGAGCCACTCGCTGGGTGGCCTGACTCGGCCTGTGGTCCTGTGGAGTCAGCAGGATGTGTGCAAGTGGCTCAAGAAGCACTGTCCCCACCACTACCTCATCTACGTCGAGGCCTTCTCCCAGCATGCCATCACTGGTACGAGGTGGGGAAGGGGTAGCCATGGAAGGGGGGGCTCAGCCGGGGGTCGGGGGGGGAAGGGTAAGCAGAGGGAATTTATCCAGGGGGACACCCACCACAAACCGGATCAGTGGGGGGGTCAGCAGTGACAAGGGTCAGTGgggggggaaggggaggctcAGAGGGGAGGCAGTGGGGAATGGTAAATTCATGGAAGGGTCAATGGGAGAGGGTCAGTGGAGGACTGTGGGGGGGTCCCCAAGTCAGCCTCCTCCCGCCACATGCAACCTGTCCTGGCTccatctctcttctctttctgagtCGGCCTCTCCTGGGTCTTTGTGTCTTTCTGCACAATCTCCTTCGTTGGCTTCCTCAGTCCCTGTTTCTGTCC encodes the following:
- the SAMD10 gene encoding sterile alpha motif domain-containing protein 10 isoform X1; its protein translation is MFTELRSKLSPPRGRAGAVRAGFGERRDVDATAHFSFCRTLLEHTVSAESIPCHLPRTPGTSLTWHDAQSQRAASGRPVKLLQQPGSEPPQGRLYSDHCGLYHMSHSLGGLTRPVVLWSQQDVCKWLKKHCPHHYLIYVEAFSQHAITGRALLRLNAEKLQRMGLVQEAQRQEVLQQVLRLQVQEEGRSLQLLSQGQWGPRLRDTADNARAAPLVLPLLPHPCPPHSLLQKCVLAAAEAGLQTPAL
- the SAMD10 gene encoding sterile alpha motif domain-containing protein 10 isoform X2 → MFTELRSKLSPPRGRAGAVRAGFGERRDVDATAHFSFCRTLLEHTVSAESIPCHLPRTPGTSLTWHDAQSQRAASGRPVKLLQQPGSEPPQGRLYSDHCGLYHMSHSLGGLTRPVVLWSQQDVCKWLKKHCPHHYLIYVEAFSQHAITGRALLRLNAEKLQRMGLVQEAQRQEVLQQVLRLQVQEEGRSLQLLSQASFRNVS